The following are encoded together in the Spirosoma oryzicola genome:
- a CDS encoding bestrophin family protein, which translates to MITRKRENWLRMLFIWRGSVLSKILPRLLLLALFSVFIYQYHGVLFHYKIALNPAAFTLVGVALAIFLGFCNSAAYDRYWEGRKLWGALLTDSRSLVRQVLAYVTSADSQAGHTNLFVLLAIANAYALKHQLRNTNPAGDLNRLLPTSLSATLLQRQFIPVLILKEMAVWLKTQEQQGRLDAITKMGIDQNLDKLSSVVGGCERIKNTPIPFPYHVLLHRTVYIYCFMLPFGLVDSIGWMTPVMVTFIGYTFMALDAIVEEISEPFGNEPNDLALNAMSLTIEHSLLEMAGLPVPPNVWLSGPIID; encoded by the coding sequence ATGATTACGAGAAAACGCGAAAACTGGCTTCGGATGCTGTTCATATGGCGAGGATCAGTGCTGTCGAAAATTCTGCCCAGACTGCTACTACTCGCCTTGTTTTCGGTCTTTATCTACCAGTATCACGGTGTCCTGTTTCACTATAAAATCGCCCTTAATCCCGCTGCGTTTACATTAGTGGGTGTCGCCTTGGCAATCTTTCTGGGATTCTGTAATTCAGCCGCTTATGACCGCTATTGGGAAGGTCGTAAGCTTTGGGGAGCCCTGTTGACCGATAGTCGCTCGCTTGTTCGCCAGGTTCTGGCCTATGTTACCTCAGCGGATAGTCAGGCCGGCCATACTAACCTGTTTGTTCTGCTCGCTATTGCCAACGCCTATGCCTTGAAGCATCAGCTTCGAAACACAAACCCGGCTGGGGATCTAAACCGACTCTTACCAACTTCGCTGAGTGCGACCTTGCTCCAACGTCAGTTTATCCCGGTTCTCATTTTAAAAGAAATGGCGGTTTGGCTAAAGACACAGGAACAACAGGGTCGGCTAGATGCCATCACCAAAATGGGCATTGATCAAAATCTGGACAAGCTCTCGTCCGTTGTCGGAGGGTGCGAACGGATCAAAAACACGCCTATCCCTTTTCCCTATCATGTCTTGCTACACCGAACGGTTTACATTTACTGTTTTATGTTGCCGTTTGGTTTAGTCGATAGCATTGGCTGGATGACGCCGGTTATGGTTACCTTCATTGGGTACACCTTTATGGCACTGGATGCGATTGTGGAAGAGATCAGTGAGCCGTTTGGGAACGAACCGAATGATTTGGCGCTGAATGCGATGAGTCTAACGATTGAACACTCTTTGTTGGAGATGGCTGGCTTACCAGTTCCTCCCAACGTGTGGTTGTCAGGTCCTATTATCGATTAG
- a CDS encoding PAS domain S-box protein, which translates to MASSFQHNGALEQQSADLLATQKLLRATLDATKDMIQVFEAVRNEQGEIVDFKWILNNHASEKIYGDVLGKSLLTLNPGVVAEGIFAAFKQVVETGVPQQYEKQYVHEQFDGWFHQSVVKLNDGVTTTTSTITDRKQAQEQIKHSQAFLQSVIDSSLDIIQVFKAVRDETGNIRDFVWVMNNQKALNQNGDVIGKSLLTINPGVVQTGIFDHMIEVAQTGVPYEHEQYYAHEQFSGWFYQALVKTDDGVAMTTRDISRQKQAEQEILRLKDELTQQVTDKYQALFNSIDQGFNIIELIFDDNGRVVDYWQREHNPVFTRMTGIKDAIGKRMSELVPYVEPEWHQMIQDIYYTGEPIRVDYPVGALGQWFTAYMSRVGGEGSPLIACVYDDITERKQREQHQAFLLQLSDTLRTLDDFQTIENTSLQMLSDMLGIDRSYIATSTKGQDHTVVRAAYNPSSLTSLVGNYRMADFSEGIYWIDEQTLLIEDIATEPTLSELTRTSLKSIDLAALLSVSLREGEQPEMWSFVAANSKPRKWTKGEVELIETVAERTWAAIERAKAEEALRRSEAHLATIFQAAQVGISEIDSTGRFTRVNDKLCQLLGRSSADLLTMNVSDVTFADDIPTSEQALQQLIDTREPVSLDKRYVGADGKLVWANSSISLLPFLDKSPQTIVVITVDLTRRREAEESLRQSEERYRTLVENLPDYAIFRVGLDGLISEWLEGAQRLTGYAVDEIIGQPVSSLYTPEAQQAGDPTDELNEALQTGRAEHESLRIRKTGEYFWVNEITTAIRQETGQVVGFTKISRDISRRKRAQETLRQHEQRTRLAVEAADMATWEWQLITDEVYWNEQHFRLLGMEPQQEPVPSAVFISHIHPDDRSWVTAELLRVIAEQTLFDVEFRIVRDDGGLRWLSGYGRVTKVEADVPVQISGVMLDVTERKEAEEALKRSEERLQKALSIRTVGVIYFDLEGTIHDANDAFGRMSGYTRRDFIEGRVRWDELTPPEFMAVTRNAQQEYRLKGENTPYEKQYRRPDGSHWWGLFAGKQLGKDDYIEFVLDISESKQAQQALEETDRRKDEFLAMLAHELRNPLAPVRNGIQLLAQTHADDQVLGTLLPIMNRQMDHLLRMLDDLLDVSRISRGKIELRKERIDLTQVVNQAIDAIQTLYTDSGRQLSTQLPAYSLYVDGDATRLHQVVTNLLTNGLRYTNQGGQVWLTLEPVGEQAILRVADNGIGIAAHQLDAIFELFVQADTSLARSHGGLGLGLTLVKELTAMHGGRVEAHSEGLEQGSEFVVYLPILMAESVEK; encoded by the coding sequence ATGGCTTCTTCTTTTCAACACAATGGTGCCCTAGAACAACAGTCTGCTGACCTGCTAGCGACCCAGAAACTGCTCAGAGCTACTTTGGACGCTACCAAAGATATGATTCAGGTCTTTGAAGCCGTGCGAAACGAGCAGGGTGAGATTGTCGATTTCAAATGGATACTCAATAACCACGCTTCCGAGAAAATCTACGGCGATGTACTTGGTAAGAGCCTGTTGACACTCAACCCAGGTGTAGTAGCCGAAGGTATTTTTGCGGCCTTTAAACAAGTAGTCGAAACTGGCGTGCCCCAACAGTACGAGAAGCAGTATGTCCACGAGCAGTTTGATGGCTGGTTTCATCAATCCGTGGTTAAGCTGAATGACGGGGTGACCACCACTACCTCCACGATTACCGACCGCAAGCAGGCCCAAGAACAGATTAAGCATAGTCAGGCATTTTTGCAATCGGTCATCGACAGCTCTCTGGATATCATTCAGGTCTTCAAAGCGGTACGGGATGAGACGGGCAACATCCGGGACTTTGTCTGGGTCATGAACAACCAGAAAGCCCTTAATCAAAACGGGGATGTCATTGGCAAAAGCCTGTTAACAATAAATCCCGGCGTGGTTCAGACCGGGATTTTTGACCACATGATCGAGGTAGCCCAAACGGGTGTGCCTTATGAGCATGAACAGTATTATGCCCATGAGCAGTTTTCGGGCTGGTTCTACCAGGCACTAGTCAAAACAGACGACGGTGTCGCCATGACCACCCGCGATATTAGCCGGCAAAAACAAGCCGAGCAGGAAATTCTTCGCCTGAAAGACGAGCTAACGCAACAGGTAACCGATAAATACCAGGCTCTTTTTAACTCCATCGATCAGGGATTCAATATCATCGAACTAATCTTTGACGACAATGGGCGCGTTGTCGATTACTGGCAACGAGAGCACAACCCGGTCTTTACCCGAATGACGGGAATCAAAGACGCTATCGGCAAACGAATGAGCGAACTGGTGCCTTATGTCGAGCCGGAGTGGCACCAGATGATTCAGGACATCTACTACACCGGTGAGCCGATACGCGTTGACTATCCCGTCGGGGCGCTTGGACAATGGTTTACGGCGTACATGTCGCGGGTGGGTGGCGAAGGCAGTCCGCTGATTGCCTGTGTGTATGATGACATTACCGAACGCAAGCAGCGGGAACAACACCAGGCGTTTCTGCTTCAGCTATCGGACACCTTACGAACGCTGGACGACTTTCAGACCATCGAAAACACCAGCCTGCAAATGCTCTCCGATATGCTGGGCATTGATCGTTCCTACATTGCTACTTCGACTAAAGGGCAAGACCATACCGTAGTTAGAGCGGCTTATAACCCAAGTAGTCTGACTTCCTTGGTAGGCAATTATCGAATGGCTGATTTTTCCGAAGGAATCTACTGGATCGACGAACAGACCTTACTTATTGAAGATATAGCTACGGAGCCTACCCTTTCTGAATTAACCAGAACATCGCTTAAGTCTATTGACCTGGCGGCCCTACTTTCGGTTTCACTACGCGAGGGAGAGCAACCTGAAATGTGGTCGTTTGTTGCAGCCAACTCCAAGCCGAGAAAATGGACGAAAGGGGAAGTAGAGCTAATCGAAACAGTTGCTGAACGCACCTGGGCTGCAATCGAACGAGCTAAAGCCGAGGAAGCCCTTCGCCGGAGTGAAGCCCATCTGGCAACTATTTTTCAGGCGGCTCAGGTCGGCATTTCTGAAATTGACTCTACGGGTCGATTTACCAGGGTCAACGACAAATTATGTCAGTTGCTGGGCCGCTCGTCGGCAGACCTGCTTACGATGAACGTGAGCGATGTAACCTTCGCGGATGATATTCCGACCAGTGAGCAGGCGCTGCAACAACTTATAGATACCCGAGAGCCCGTTTCGCTGGATAAGCGATACGTCGGAGCTGATGGCAAGCTGGTGTGGGCCAACAGTTCGATCTCCCTGCTACCCTTCCTGGATAAGTCGCCCCAAACCATTGTGGTTATTACCGTTGATTTAACCCGCCGTCGGGAGGCCGAAGAATCGTTACGACAAAGTGAAGAGCGCTATCGGACGCTGGTCGAAAACCTGCCCGATTATGCCATCTTTCGGGTTGGGCTAGATGGACTAATCAGCGAGTGGCTGGAGGGGGCGCAACGGTTGACGGGCTATGCCGTTGACGAAATCATCGGGCAGCCTGTTTCTAGCCTGTATACACCGGAAGCGCAGCAAGCAGGTGACCCCACAGATGAACTGAATGAAGCGCTGCAAACGGGACGGGCCGAACACGAAAGCCTGCGGATTCGAAAAACCGGGGAATACTTCTGGGTGAACGAAATTACAACGGCCATTCGGCAGGAGACAGGGCAGGTCGTCGGCTTTACCAAGATCAGTCGGGACATCAGCCGACGTAAACGGGCACAGGAAACGCTCCGCCAACACGAGCAACGAACTCGTCTGGCCGTCGAAGCAGCCGATATGGCGACTTGGGAGTGGCAACTGATCACCGATGAAGTGTACTGGAACGAACAACACTTTCGCCTGCTGGGGATGGAGCCTCAGCAGGAGCCGGTACCTTCAGCGGTATTCATCAGCCATATTCATCCCGATGACCGATCGTGGGTAACGGCGGAATTATTGCGGGTTATTGCGGAACAAACGTTGTTCGATGTCGAATTTCGGATTGTGCGCGATGACGGGGGATTACGTTGGCTTAGTGGCTACGGCCGCGTGACCAAAGTCGAGGCCGATGTTCCTGTTCAGATCAGCGGGGTCATGCTGGATGTTACCGAACGAAAGGAAGCCGAAGAGGCTCTCAAACGCTCCGAAGAACGGCTACAGAAAGCTTTGTCGATCCGAACGGTAGGTGTCATCTACTTTGATTTGGAAGGAACTATCCACGATGCCAATGACGCCTTCGGACGCATGAGTGGCTATACCCGGCGCGACTTTATCGAAGGGCGAGTCCGTTGGGATGAACTGACACCGCCTGAATTCATGGCCGTAACCCGCAACGCCCAGCAGGAGTACCGATTAAAAGGCGAGAATACACCGTATGAAAAGCAGTACCGCCGTCCAGATGGAAGTCACTGGTGGGGCTTATTTGCGGGCAAGCAGTTGGGAAAAGATGACTATATCGAGTTTGTCCTCGACATCAGCGAGAGCAAACAGGCCCAGCAGGCGCTTGAAGAAACCGACCGCCGTAAGGATGAGTTTCTGGCAATGCTAGCCCACGAATTGCGCAATCCGCTAGCCCCGGTCCGCAATGGTATCCAGCTACTGGCCCAGACCCACGCTGATGATCAGGTGCTGGGAACGCTGCTGCCCATTATGAACCGGCAGATGGATCACTTGCTTCGAATGCTGGATGATCTGCTGGATGTGAGTCGCATCAGCCGGGGCAAGATTGAGCTGCGAAAAGAGCGGATAGATTTGACTCAGGTAGTCAACCAGGCAATCGATGCCATACAGACTCTATATACGGACTCCGGTCGGCAGTTAAGCACACAGCTGCCTGCCTATTCGTTGTACGTGGATGGCGATGCGACGCGGTTACACCAAGTAGTGACCAACCTACTAACCAATGGCCTGCGGTATACCAACCAGGGAGGACAAGTCTGGCTCACCCTGGAGCCTGTCGGGGAACAAGCCATACTGCGGGTAGCTGACAATGGCATTGGCATTGCCGCCCACCAATTGGACGCCATTTTCGAGCTATTCGTTCAGGCCGATACATCGCTAGCCCGCTCGCATGGTGGCCTGGGTTTAGGCCTGACGCTGGTAAAAGAACTAACTGCCATGCATGGGGGACGGGTAGAAGCGCACAGTGAGGGCCTTGAACAAGGCAGTGAGTTTGTCGTATATTTACCAATCTTAATGGCTGAATCCGTCGAAAAATGA
- a CDS encoding response regulator, producing MTTGVNPQSPVRRVLLVDDNADANLILSISLRLNGYAVQSCISGQQALEITQTWTPHAILLDISMPGMDGYETCRRLREQPGGDQAVIVAVTGYGQEETRRRTREAGFDNHLVKPVDVAALPNLLSELIDQKNADAAIDS from the coding sequence ATGACAACTGGTGTAAACCCACAATCCCCTGTCAGGCGCGTTTTACTCGTCGATGACAATGCGGATGCGAACCTGATTTTGAGTATATCGTTACGATTGAATGGATATGCTGTTCAGTCGTGTATCAGCGGTCAACAGGCACTGGAAATCACGCAAACCTGGACTCCCCACGCTATTTTACTCGACATCAGTATGCCCGGTATGGATGGGTACGAAACTTGTCGTCGGCTACGGGAGCAGCCTGGGGGGGATCAGGCTGTGATCGTTGCGGTAACGGGCTATGGACAGGAAGAAACCCGTCGGCGGACGCGGGAAGCGGGCTTTGATAACCATCTGGTGAAGCCGGTAGATGTAGCCGCTCTGCCGAACTTACTTAGTGAACTTATTGATCAGAAGAATGCCGATGCAGCTATAGATAGCTAA
- a CDS encoding response regulator, with protein sequence MRSFKIQLAQYRAQVTQTIVDLLEQNSLAPTTYSESILAQFSKPTILVIEDNVDEWFLIRWMLSKQFQEAEPVWLSSADQAMAYLDSYGLSEKSLPVMILLDLYLPTAEAGLALLESIKANPLFDAVPVITISRSNDVEDRTSAFDRASNDFVVKPADYKDWQQHFSLLSNYWEKSVL encoded by the coding sequence ATGCGTTCATTTAAGATTCAACTCGCTCAATACCGAGCCCAGGTAACCCAGACGATTGTTGACTTACTCGAGCAAAATAGTCTAGCTCCAACAACCTATTCTGAATCAATACTGGCGCAGTTTAGCAAACCAACTATCCTGGTTATTGAGGACAATGTTGACGAATGGTTTCTAATCCGGTGGATGCTGTCAAAGCAATTTCAGGAAGCAGAGCCCGTCTGGCTTTCGAGCGCGGATCAAGCGATGGCTTATCTGGATTCCTATGGCTTGAGCGAGAAAAGTCTACCTGTTATGATCTTACTGGATCTGTATCTCCCCACGGCTGAAGCCGGATTGGCTCTGCTAGAAAGCATCAAAGCCAATCCGCTGTTTGATGCGGTGCCGGTCATTACGATAAGCCGCTCGAATGACGTGGAGGATAGGACGAGTGCCTTTGACCGCGCCAGCAATGACTTTGTGGTCAAACCAGCCGATTATAAAGACTGGCAGCAGCATTTTTCGTTGCTTAGCAACTACTGGGAAAAGTCGGTTCTGTGA
- a CDS encoding HEAT repeat domain-containing protein has product MKKINRFTFRQTILPLAAAGLTGWIGLTGFMDDPISKRIKRLAPEKAAEMAKAVEALVKPQLAEGLTLNVWGVDSLVSDPIAIDIDDLGRLYYTRTNRQKNSEFDIRGHQDWEIESNRLQTVEDKRAFLHRVLSPANSKKNEWLKDVNGDGSHDWRDMTVEKEQVFRLEDTNGDGVADLSKLAVEDFHDETTDVMGGVLAEGNDLYVAVAPDLWRMRDKNGDGIADEKKSLSHGYGVHVGFSGHGLSGVEMGPDGRIYWQIGDIGFNGTGPDGRKWEHPNSGVVVRSNPDGSDFEVFAYGVRNTHEFVFDEYGNLISEDNDGDHPGEKERLVYIVNGSDTGWRSNWQYGKYRDPLNNTYKVWMDEQMYKPRFDGQAAYILPPLANFVSGPAGMLYNPGTALSPKYKNTFFIAEFVGSPAQSGIHAFTLKPKGASFQLDKSKKILSNVLATGLDFGPDGAMYVADWINGWDTKDYGRIWKLDDKDGANWAERALTKKLLAQDFGKTSISDLSSYLKNADMRVRQKAQFELVKRGDAGATAFGQMIQQTDHQLARIHGIWGLSQLARKESKYAQRLMPLLTDKDAEIRAQAARWLGDMRYKEAGAALLPLLKDSNSRTRFFAAEALGRIAYAPAIQPIIALLEDNKDEDTYLRHAGSLALARIGKAEPVIALSNHPSRAVRIAAVVALRRMNNPGIANFLKDSDEFIVTEAARGINDDLSIPQALPALGNVLASTKFTNEPLIRRAINANLRVGTPEAMQNLMQYAKGTNNPVALRAEALDALSTWAKPSLLDRVDGRYRGPITRDLASLKTKSADLYTSLATSSEVAIRKSAIRAISKLSLSTAGPVLMDRLKSDKDPEIREEALRALAALNDKQIGKAIETALADGDKRVRVAALDLIGKTSMPKAQMVAQLADVLKTHSTEEKQAALVTLGKLPIANTKPIFDQLLTDLSAGKIPVEVTLELEEAITETHSPQLIAKHKAILGKQSPDAVLASYQASLFGGEPDKGRRIFFRHQTAQCIRCHSYDDLGGNAGPRLNGVASRLTREQLLEAVINPSARLAPGFGTAILDMKDGKTLSGIVQKETDSELVLKSGDDPDIIVRKDQIAKRTSAPSSMPDMKYLLSKREIRDVVSFLATLKDDKN; this is encoded by the coding sequence ACATTGACGATCTTGGCCGGCTGTATTATACCCGCACCAACCGTCAGAAAAATTCTGAATTCGATATTCGCGGTCACCAGGACTGGGAAATCGAGTCGAACCGTTTACAGACCGTTGAAGACAAACGGGCGTTTCTGCACCGGGTTCTTTCGCCCGCCAATAGCAAAAAGAACGAATGGCTGAAAGACGTCAACGGCGACGGTTCGCACGACTGGCGTGACATGACCGTGGAGAAAGAGCAGGTCTTTCGGCTGGAAGACACGAACGGCGATGGTGTCGCCGACCTGTCGAAGCTGGCGGTTGAAGATTTTCACGATGAAACAACCGACGTAATGGGCGGGGTGCTGGCCGAAGGAAACGATTTGTACGTGGCGGTAGCACCCGACCTCTGGCGGATGCGCGATAAGAACGGCGACGGTATTGCGGATGAAAAGAAATCGCTTTCTCACGGCTACGGTGTTCACGTTGGATTCAGTGGTCATGGCCTTTCGGGGGTTGAAATGGGCCCCGACGGTCGGATTTACTGGCAGATTGGGGATATCGGTTTCAACGGAACTGGGCCTGACGGTCGTAAATGGGAGCATCCGAACAGTGGTGTCGTGGTGCGGTCCAATCCCGATGGTAGCGACTTTGAGGTGTTCGCCTACGGTGTTCGTAACACCCATGAATTTGTATTTGACGAATATGGCAACCTGATTAGCGAAGATAACGATGGCGATCACCCCGGCGAAAAAGAGCGGCTGGTGTACATCGTCAACGGTTCCGATACGGGCTGGCGGAGCAACTGGCAGTACGGCAAATACCGTGATCCGCTCAATAACACCTATAAAGTTTGGATGGATGAGCAGATGTACAAACCGCGCTTCGACGGACAGGCGGCTTACATCCTACCGCCACTGGCCAACTTTGTCAGCGGTCCGGCGGGGATGCTTTACAATCCCGGAACAGCGTTGAGTCCGAAATACAAAAACACATTCTTTATCGCTGAATTTGTCGGTAGTCCGGCGCAGTCGGGCATCCACGCGTTTACGCTGAAACCCAAAGGAGCGTCGTTCCAGCTGGACAAGTCGAAAAAGATTCTGAGCAATGTACTGGCTACCGGCCTGGATTTCGGGCCCGATGGCGCTATGTACGTAGCCGACTGGATCAACGGTTGGGATACGAAAGATTACGGCCGCATCTGGAAACTGGACGATAAAGACGGAGCGAACTGGGCCGAACGGGCATTGACCAAAAAACTGCTGGCTCAGGATTTCGGTAAAACGTCGATCAGTGATCTCAGCAGCTATCTCAAAAATGCGGATATGCGCGTCCGGCAGAAAGCGCAGTTTGAACTCGTGAAGCGGGGCGACGCAGGGGCGACGGCTTTTGGCCAGATGATCCAGCAGACCGACCACCAGTTGGCCCGTATTCATGGCATCTGGGGATTGAGTCAGTTGGCTCGTAAAGAGTCGAAGTACGCGCAACGCCTGATGCCGCTGTTGACCGACAAAGACGCTGAAATTCGGGCGCAGGCTGCTCGTTGGCTGGGCGATATGCGGTACAAAGAAGCCGGGGCGGCCTTACTTCCCCTGCTGAAAGACAGCAATAGCCGTACGCGTTTTTTTGCTGCCGAAGCATTGGGTCGTATTGCGTACGCACCTGCGATTCAGCCAATTATTGCGTTGCTGGAAGACAACAAAGACGAAGATACCTACCTCCGGCACGCGGGTAGTCTGGCGCTGGCTCGCATCGGTAAAGCGGAGCCCGTTATTGCGCTGTCGAATCACCCATCGCGGGCGGTGCGTATCGCTGCGGTTGTGGCCCTGCGCCGGATGAATAATCCAGGGATCGCTAACTTCCTGAAAGATAGCGACGAGTTTATCGTAACTGAAGCGGCCCGTGGTATCAACGACGATCTGTCGATTCCGCAGGCGCTGCCCGCTTTGGGTAATGTGCTCGCCAGTACGAAGTTTACCAACGAGCCGCTTATTCGCCGGGCCATCAACGCTAATCTGCGCGTGGGAACGCCCGAAGCGATGCAGAATCTAATGCAGTACGCCAAAGGAACGAACAATCCCGTAGCCTTACGGGCCGAAGCCTTGGACGCCCTGAGCACCTGGGCCAAACCATCGTTGCTCGACCGGGTGGATGGTCGGTACCGTGGCCCGATCACGCGTGATTTAGCCTCGCTAAAAACGAAGTCAGCGGATTTGTATACGAGTTTGGCTACCAGTTCAGAAGTGGCAATTCGTAAAAGCGCTATTCGGGCAATCAGTAAATTGTCGTTAAGCACCGCTGGACCCGTATTGATGGATCGGTTGAAAAGCGATAAAGATCCCGAAATTCGGGAGGAAGCCTTGCGGGCACTGGCTGCGTTGAACGATAAACAAATCGGGAAAGCGATTGAAACGGCGCTGGCTGATGGCGACAAGCGGGTGCGGGTTGCCGCGCTGGATCTGATTGGCAAAACCAGCATGCCCAAAGCGCAGATGGTGGCTCAACTGGCCGACGTGCTGAAAACGCATTCGACGGAAGAAAAACAGGCAGCCCTGGTCACGCTGGGAAAACTGCCGATCGCGAATACTAAACCAATCTTCGATCAATTGTTGACTGATCTGTCTGCCGGGAAAATACCCGTCGAAGTGACACTGGAACTGGAAGAAGCGATCACTGAGACGCACTCGCCCCAACTGATTGCGAAGCACAAAGCGATTCTGGGCAAACAGTCGCCCGATGCCGTGCTGGCTTCGTACCAGGCCAGTCTGTTCGGCGGTGAACCCGACAAAGGCCGACGCATCTTTTTCCGTCACCAAACGGCGCAATGCATCCGCTGCCATTCCTACGACGATTTGGGTGGCAACGCCGGACCTCGGCTCAACGGAGTTGCCAGCCGCCTGACCCGCGAGCAACTGCTCGAAGCGGTTATCAATCCAAGCGCGCGTTTAGCCCCTGGTTTTGGAACGGCTATACTCGATATGAAAGACGGCAAAACGCTCAGCGGTATTGTGCAAAAGGAAACCGACTCGGAACTGGTTCTTAAAAGTGGTGATGATCCTGACATCATTGTTCGGAAGGATCAAATCGCCAAACGAACCTCTGCTCCGTCGAGTATGCCGGATATGAAATACCTGCTCAGTAAACGAGAAATTCGAGACGTAGTTAGCTTTTTGGCAACGCTAAAAGACGACAAGAATTAA